From Borrelia sp. RT5S, the proteins below share one genomic window:
- a CDS encoding ABC transporter permease, with the protein MMHPNIKELAKIAYIIFINSTNKKALIGSGVSLSLVMIPLIIVYYMSTSIMNSTINKYIESEGFSLQIEHNETQKYELLKERLEKFKKEHQYDHTLRYFFEKRTYGIIGNLKKQGALIRAVEPRFIDENRHIKLVDGKKSLKQDEIIISRQIKEKLDLNINEPIYVMVPNSKHQRTLPRVKQFNISGIVETGLREIDKNLVFISLQDSHIMAEEFSKGIMGLSLNFTTKEQIGDLKEVLAKEFTEYRIKTFYELYFNKYMNLETSKKLLLFIMAFIVIFASINISSSLCMLILENKKKIAIFKSIGMNNLSLKMIFILIALVLSFISCIMGIIIGNYITINIEYLINMIDIITNIISKIIFGVENTELLSSEYHISEFNVQISIKFSLIVLVSYTLLSIATTLIPLNIISKLKEKEILR; encoded by the coding sequence ATCTTTAAGTTTAGTAATGATTCCTCTAATTATTGTTTATTACATGTCAACTAGTATCATGAACTCAACAATAAACAAATACATTGAAAGTGAAGGGTTTTCTTTACAGATTGAACACAACGAAACTCAAAAGTATGAACTTCTTAAAGAAAGATTAGAAAAATTTAAAAAAGAACATCAGTATGATCATACATTAAGATACTTTTTTGAAAAAAGAACCTATGGAATAATTGGGAACCTAAAAAAACAAGGAGCCTTAATAAGAGCAGTGGAGCCCAGATTCATTGACGAAAATAGGCATATAAAATTAGTAGATGGAAAGAAAAGTTTAAAACAGGATGAAATAATAATATCGAGACAAATCAAAGAGAAACTTGATCTGAATATAAACGAACCTATCTACGTAATGGTACCCAATAGTAAGCACCAAAGAACATTACCTAGAGTAAAACAGTTTAATATATCTGGCATCGTTGAAACAGGATTAAGAGAAATTGACAAAAACTTAGTTTTCATATCGCTACAAGATTCACACATAATGGCAGAGGAATTTTCTAAAGGCATCATGGGACTATCCCTTAACTTCACTACTAAAGAACAAATTGGTGACTTAAAGGAAGTTCTTGCAAAAGAATTTACAGAATATAGAATCAAAACATTTTATGAACTTTACTTTAACAAATACATGAATCTAGAAACCAGCAAAAAACTATTATTGTTCATAATGGCATTTATTGTAATATTTGCAAGTATCAATATATCCTCATCTCTTTGTATGTTAATACTTGAAAACAAAAAGAAAATTGCAATATTTAAATCAATTGGAATGAATAATTTAAGTCTTAAAATGATATTTATACTAATAGCCCTCGTTTTAAGCTTCATATCTTGCATCATGGGAATAATCATTGGCAACTACATAACCATTAATATCGAATATCTAATCAATATGATAGACATCATTACTAATATAATTTCAAAAATAATATTTGGAGTTGAAAATACGGAACTTTTAAGCTCTGAATATCACATCTCTGAATTTAACGTTCAGATAAGCATAAAATTTAGCCTAATTGTCCTAGTGTCCTATACCCTATTAAGCATTGCAACAACACTCATTCCCTTAAACATCATTTCAAAGCTTAAAGAAAAAGAAATTCTGAGGTAA